AAATACATACCCTGCATACTGGTCACTATCAGATGTTAAAAATAGTTACACTAAATGTCAAATGCCACTTTATCGTTCCAATTTTGAAGACCAAACAAACGATAGAGCTCATGACGTTTGTAACGTATCTATTttgtagtaattttattatatttatgatcacggaaagtgatttttttaagtgaaaCATGCTTCGAAATTAGGGGTAGGTATAGTTGAATATGAAAATGGCCAGTATGACTCGAAGCAGGGGCCAAGTTTATAGTGTCGGAAATTACCTGATGACCGGTAGGGTCTTGGGAAAGGGGCATTTTGCAAGAGTTGAAGAAGCAACGCATAGAATCATTGGAAAGAAGGTCCGATCATTTTACTTGttttcaatttcaatgttttgatttacaatcaaaatatatactaggtatgtaattatttaattataataatttgtaagttCTATTTACAAAGTAACTTGaaatagactttatcatcttttaaattattctaccgccaaacagtaatacttagtattgttgtgatccggtttggaGAGAGTGAGCCAGAGAGAGTAATTTCAGGCACATGGAAGAAAAgattcttagttcccaaggtggtggcgagttgacgatgtaagggatggttaacatttcttacagtgtcaatgtctatgggtggtggtgaccacttaacatgaGGTAGCTCATTTACCTATCcgcctatatattttaaataaaaaacagactTGTACCTCATTTATGCTTAATTTTTAACGATTACTACGTTCCGACTAACGTATTGTAGGTAGGtcatataacaaaaacatttaaacaaaaatccCGCCAATTTTTTCCCACTGGTTCATCAGGTTGGAGATAATTTTTTTCCGAACtggtggtatttttttattattaataagctgGTGTAAtacttctttattaaatattaacctatgtgaattaaaaaatttatttgactATCTATTAAGCTTCTATTTACTGGGTACCACATATTACCCGGTAATGGGGGTACCGATTGCAACGTACcgtaatgtttaaattataatcaggTAGCAATCAAAATCATCGACCTTACTTGCATCAAGGAAGAGTACGCGCGACGGAACTTACACCGGGAACCGCGAGTGATGGCCAAGCTTCGACACCCTTGTATTGCCGCATTGTATGAGACAATGatggtaattttaaaatttggttATATATAACACTTAGAAAACAAAGGCTTACAATGATGCCGGCATCCCCacgtaaaaataatacatgCTATGGGCTGTGAGCAGGTATAACGTACTATCTCATATCATATGCCTATAAAGCttaaaacgttaaatataaaactgtcaATTCGTTGGGAACAActcaaaatatctttatttgccTAGTTCGTACTAGGACAATTCTAAGGATTATTTATTTTCCAATTAGCGTATTTGCATAACGATTTCCCAGCACGGGCCTCGTCTGTACGTGGTAATGGAAGCGGCGTGTGGGGGCGACCTGTGCGCGCACGTGCTGCAGGCGCGCGGCTCCGCTCGGGGCCTCCCCGAGCCTCGCGCGCGCGCGCTGGCGACGCAGTTGGTGTCCGCTGTGCGGCACATGCACTCACGTGGAGTTGTACATCGGTAACTGACAacgaataataatgattgaCGTATGTTAAGTATCTTGTATCGAATttagttgttaatattataatccatTTTATGAAGcggtttatttgaaaaaatcgaTTCGAACCAGCATTGAAACTTCGTTTGcagttttaaaaatgatttactgcttcccccttccttcttaagtccacgcgagctggttctcgatgtcaccgcctaactgtgacatcaattccatcgcgaacaaagaaatttggcaactcctttctttgtcgcaccaaaaaatggaattccttaccagctcacgagttcccctcctcttacaacccgggttccttcaaacgaggcgtgaagaggcatcttgcgggccggcaagacgaaggcggctagtgcagaaggttttttccgtctgtactggccgtcgtcgcgtttggactctactaccacttaccatcaggtggagtagagtcatttgccctcccggcgaatataaaaaaaaaaaatactttaaatgtttttgatgagattttgttttaattcgaTCCAATAAATGACAGGGATTTGAAGATGGAAAACATCATTTTGGATAGCACAAAGCAGTACATCAAGATTGTTGGTAGGTTTCGAAagtgttacattttatattaagaatacttttacatttttggaaaaactttatatattgatCTAATAAAAATCATTCTATAGCATGACTAAAAAACATCTCGATTCGATGTCATAAATTTATCGATTgagttttactaaaaatatattctatactcTATTATAAATTCTACTAATTAATGGATAATTACATAATTGGAGTAGATTTATATTGGTTGCAGCTCTCTATTGTAAAAATTGACGCAGATCTCTTGATCCAATGCCGTTAGCGTAACGTGTCCTTCAATTGCATATAGAAGTAATGGTATGTTGTTTAGATTTCGGTTTGTCTAACGTGTGGCGTGCGGGCGGCGCGCTCGCAACTCCGTGCGGTTCGCTGGAATACGCCGCACCGGAGCTGTTCGAGGACGGACGTCGGTACGGACCGGAAGTCGACCTGTGGAGCATGTCAGTGGTATTTTAAACAGACTACAATTATTAGGTCCTGTATTCATTTAATCACCATCAATTTAACttggttttaattaatttattgatctAAGTCGATATTGATACCACGTATTAAGCATTTTTTGGATTCGGTGAACTCTTTTATTCACGAAATAGGCTTCATTGAATTACATTGACATTAACAATCTAGCCCTGGGGGTCACTCCTTGCGGCGCTATTAATGTGTTCGTGTCCCCAGCGGTGTGATAGTGTACGGCATGGTGACGGGCGCGCTGCCGTTTTCGTCGGCGCCGGGCGGCGCGAGCGGCTCGCGTTCGCAGCTCCGCGCCGCCATCGCGCGCGGCGTCACTCGTAAACAACGAGCGGCGCTGGTCTGCGTGTCCACGGGTGAGGTTGACAATATTGATGATGGAATGGCTACTGACAACTCACCttgtatatacgtatatataacacaaataatacACGACATCGCTGTCAGCGGTAACGTCTAGGATTATGAAGGCTTAATAATAACAGCTTACAACTATCTGATTTTCGATGTGGATGCCTGCACCATTGCTTGAGTAGTTTCACTGTTCACATGCACTCCCCCAGCTCAAGCATCAGCTCTTTCATCTCGGATCAATGTGTGCCTCGTATTGGTTGATAATAAGTAAGTTGATAAAAAGctgttggttttttttattagccaTTAGCAAGGTTTTATTCGCTCCTTATATTTGCAATAACAATAGCTTCAAAATGATTCATGAGTCGCTGGCTGGTCTCAACCCAATTGCGAGGATTGAAGTTATAGGCTCCGCGCTAGCGTCACCCTGAGTGTCAAGTACCTTTAAGGTGAGGCCAGGATCCTGTAGTCCAAAATTAGTTTCATTCGTCTGGCGATGACAATGGCCATAACATTTGTTGATATTATGGTCTGTTGAGAAGGTCCGTCTCGTCTCATCTCGAACTACATAATCGGTGTGGTTGGTTTGTATAACATAACTTTAAGTAACCGTTATATTTCTCTATAGAATTCGCCAAGTGTCAAAGAAGTGGTAAACGATACTGCACTTTTGAAACGTAGGGCCAGAGTTAATTCTACTCGGCCGTATAATTTCTTATGGAGTATTTTGaatatgttatcaataaaaatgaacGTATCGACTGCTGTTAGAGTACTTTATTCAACtgactattattatttagtaaacattaaacttataccgtcaaaattttatattaaatatagactacatatatacacattgtttattaatagtttttatcaCTGCATTAGGACAAACTTTcacattcaaattttatataattctctTCCGTACGGTATCAAattgtaacaattatttatttcactcacacaaaaaaaaaaattcagtttTTAAAAGTGTATTAACACAGAACTTTAGTActtgtttatttcatttcagtCTATGCTGATAAACATTCTCACGTTTTTTCTTCGTGACGACGGTTCCCCCGTGGGATGCCTGAAACATATACattgcaattttaaaaattgtccaggcaaattttatatttatcatagaaATATAACTGTGACAATTGATTATCGAtactttagtaataataatttagtagataatatttaaaaacgtttttttaaagattttaatattatataattttttatttaataaattccgATCCTCTTTGGTTTGGACtctacgataaataaataaaaattactctgattaattactattataataaaatatcttttgctTGTTGCCTTAagcattttttgtatatatgtgtaaaattgaagtgtttaaaacattaaacactttaattttatttaatgtgaaaTGTAATCATGTAAATGTTTTCAGAATGTAAGAACTTTATCCATCAGCTTCTTGAACCGAAAGTAGAGCTCCGTATGAAAATAGAGGAAGCGTCGAGACATCGTTGGATCAAAAAGTCGGGCATGAGAATGAAAACTCACCCGCTTGGTTCCGTCGATTCCAAGGCTAATAGAGAGGTATCAACCGATTGGCGCATTAAGTaccttttatttttgatttacttTATATACCTGCGATCGAACTGTCCTAGGTATGCATTGAATAGAAACACGTCAACAAtttcgtcagatattctacagtaaAGTCAGAACACCATGTTCTTTGTCATAATAGATCACGCGTTACTTCACACGGAAACTTCTCCATGCCGTAGCGTGACCGTATCAATGTTTTGggataaaatatttcatcatttaAGATAAAGAAACTTTAATTTTTGTGattcgaattaaatatataagtaaaccaCAGATAAAATGCTGTTATTGCTTAAATAAGTCATTTGATACCGATCGAGGTCAACCTATGATCtaacatttgtattatatttcagaTATATAGACAGATATCAGAACTTTCCGGACAAACGTTGATGGATGTAGTGGCCCATATTAAAGCTGATCCATTCGGCGCAATAGCTGGCATCTACAATATTAAAACGCATCTCCATCAACTCAATTCAACGTCGATAGCGGACTTACTCTGGTCCGCCAACCCTCAAGAATCTCGACCTCAAACTCCACCAGAATATCACGCTAAATATGAACTCGACACAGCTTGTAGCAGTCAAAAGACACTTTCCATTCCTGACCTTATTACAAAACCGGCAAGACATAGTCAATTCGGAATACAGAAATCTGAAATGACAAAGCCGACTATCCCCAAGATGGTGAACAGCAGAACTTTAAACGTGAGCGTGAGCAATACCAATTCCTCGGTGATTCCGAATACTTCTCATAAAGTCAATCAAATACCAACGACTAATTTAGTCACCGAATCGAATAAAAGTGCTAGGCCACCAACAAGGCCAATGGGCGTGTATGGATTAAAAAAGCCAGTTTTCAAGGTGTACGACAATGGAGACGGTTTGGACAGGAGATTGCCCAGCATCAACGAACATTCCAACACAGACGTGACAGACGCTAAGAAGACTGCATGGCAGAATAGGAACCAAAGTGTTAGGAGAGCTGATTTGGATGAACCTCTA
This genomic stretch from Nymphalis io chromosome 17, ilAglIoxx1.1, whole genome shotgun sequence harbors:
- the LOC126775158 gene encoding serine/threonine-protein kinase MARK1-like, whose product is MKMASMTRSRGQVYSVGNYLMTGRVLGKGHFARVEEATHRIIGKKVAIKIIDLTCIKEEYARRNLHREPRVMAKLRHPCIAALYETMMHGPRLYVVMEAACGGDLCAHVLQARGSARGLPEPRARALATQLVSAVRHMHSRGVVHRDLKMENIILDSTKQYIKIVDFGLSNVWRAGGALATPCGSLEYAAPELFEDGRRYGPEVDLWSIGVIVYGMVTGALPFSSAPGGASGSRSQLRAAIARGVTRKQRAALVCVSTECKNFIHQLLEPKVELRMKIEEASRHRWIKKSGMRMKTHPLGSVDSKANREIYRQISELSGQTLMDVVAHIKADPFGAIAGIYNIKTHLHQLNSTSIADLLWSANPQESRPQTPPEYHAKYELDTACSSQKTLSIPDLITKPARHSQFGIQKSEMTKPTIPKMVNSRTLNVSVSNTNSSVIPNTSHKVNQIPTTNLVTESNKSARPPTRPMGVYGLKKPVFKVYDNGDGLDRRLPSINEHSNTDVTDAKKTAWQNRNQSVRRADLDEPLRLSSCPNRSGDVKRDSIYKRVGDGLQSWRNNVTSPSTRILLQSTATTIKRASLGNITSPHSSSNSHCKSERAMPVGWFSTRPLSKETHSQRLRRTALMK